CGGCAGCTGGTGGTAGGTCCCGGGCGGGTCGCTGGACGACGACGAGCGCGCCGCGAGGATCCGGGTCGGGCTGCCGCCGGCGGTGCCGTCGTCCCAGAGGATCACGACGCGGCCGGAGGCGTCGACGCCGGCGTTGAGGGCGCGCACCGCCCGCCGGCTCGCCGGCCCGATGTCGCGCTGCCTGCCCCAGGTCCCGGCCGACGAGCGCAGGATCAGCCCCGGCGTGCCGCCCGCCTTGCCGCCGGTGCCCTGCAGGAAGAACACCGCCAGGCGCCCGTTCAGCGACCCGGCGACGCTCGGCGCGATGCCCGACGGCAGCGTCGTCAGCAGCCGCGGCGTGGTCAGCGCGGTGCCGCCTGCGGCGAGGTCGGCGGCCCGGACGGTCAGCGCGCCGGGCAGGACGCCCTCGCTCCAGACGACCGTCAGCCCGCCGCCGGCCTGGACGACCGCGTCGGCCCGGGCGACGTTGGCGGTGCTCAGCGGCACGGCGGTGGGCGCCGGGAACGTCCCGTCGCCCGCGTCGCCGCGCGTCACCTCCAGCGTCGTCGTCCCGGTCGGCGAGCCCAGGACCGTCGGGGTCGCCGTCCACGTCACGACCGGCCGCGCGCTGCCGTCGATCCCGACGCTCACGTTGGCGATCGCCGCGTCGGTCGTCGCGGCGGCGAACGTCACGACCTGTGGCGCGGCCCCGTTGCGCAGCGTCGCGATCTTCACGACCGCGGGCGAGAACTCGGCCCACGCGACGGTTCCGGTGCCGTCGGGCGCGACCGCGTCGGCCAGCGCGGTCACGCCGCCGGACGATGGCAGCACCGCCGCGGTGCGCGGCAGCGCGGTGCGCGCGCCGAGCGCCGCCGCGAGGCCGATCGGGCCCTGCTGCTGGGCGTCCAGCGACCACGCGGTCACGAGGTGGCCGCTGGGGTTGACGTCGACCGCGGTCAGCCCGACGCCCGGCTGACCGCCGGCGTCGACCGTCACCGCGCTGCCCTGCGTCGCGTCGGACTTGATCGCCCGCATCTGCGCGACGCGGGCCTGCGTCGCCCCGCTGCCGGCGAACAGCTGCACGCCCTGGCCGTTGGGCCCGGCCGCGTAGAGCCCGACCGGCACGACCGACGCCGTGTGCGGCGTCGACCACCCCGGCGCGCCGGCGTGCGCCGCCGCGGGCAGCGCACCTCCGGCGACGAGCAGCACGACGAGACCGACACGTAGGGGTTGCATCGAGACCGGACCTCCGGCTCAGGGTGGGGTGGGGACGGATTCGGACGCTGGCTCGGCGACTGGTGCGGGCTCGGGCGCGGCGGCGGCCGCAGCGGCGGCGCGGTCGCGCTCGGCGAACCACTCCGCGCCCTCGATCGAGAAGTCGGGCAGCAGCCGGTCCAGCCAGCGCGGGAACCACCAGTTGGCGTTCCCGAGCAGCGTCATGACCGACGGGACCAGCAGGCAGCGCACGACGGTCGCGTCGACCGCCACCGCGATGCCCATGCCGACGCCGAACTGCTTGACGGTCGGGTCGCCGTTCAAGATGAACGCGAAGAAGACGCTCACCATGATCAGCGCCGCCGAGGTGATCACGCGGCCGGTGTGCGCGACGCCGTCGATGACCGCCTGGCGGTTGTCGTGGGTGCGCTCCCAGGCCTCCTTGATGTGGGTCATCAGGAAGACCTCGTAGTCCATCGACAACCCGAACAGGATCGCGAACATCATCAACGGCACGTAGCTGACGATCGCCACCGTGTCGCTCAGCCCGACGACGCCGATCAACCACCCCTTCTCGAACACCGCGCTGACGACGCCGAACGCGGCGCCGATCGAGATGAGGTTCATGATCCCCGCCGTCAGCGGGATCACCAGCGAGCGGAAGGCCAGGACCAGCAGCAGGAAGCTCAGGCCGACGACGACCGCGATCGTCAGCACCAGCCGGCCGGAGATCTCGTCGGCGAGGTCGACGTAGCCCGCGGTCGTCCCGCCGACGTGCGCGGTCATGTGCTGGTCCTTGGTCGCCGCCGGGAGCGTCGTGGCGCGCAGGTGGCGGACGAGCTGCTCGGTGGCCCTGTCGGCGGGCGCGGACTTCGGCGTGACCGTGAAGACGGCCGCGGTCCCGTCGCCGTTGACCGACGGCGGCGCGACCGAGGCGACGTCGGCGGCGCTCGCGAGGTCCCTGCCGAGCGCGGCCAGCCGCGGGTCCTGCGCGCCGCCCTTCGCGGGCTGCGCCGACAGGTCGACGGCGACCAGCAGCGGGCCGTTGCTGCCCGCGCCGAACGCGGTCGTCATGCCGTCGTAGGCGCGCCGCGCCTGCGTGTCGTTCGGCAGCGCGCCGTTGTCCTGCTGGCCGAGGTAGAGCGACAGCGCCGGCAGCGCGAGCGCGAGCAGGATGATCAGCGCCACGACCGTCCCGAGCGCGGGCCGCCGCGCGACGCCCTCGGCCCAGCGCTCCCAACCGTGGGGGCGGCCGTCGGCCGGGGCGGTGCGCTCGTGGCGCCCGCGGCCGCGCAGCGCCAACGCGTCGATCCGGTCGCCGAGCATCGCCAGGAGCGCGGGCAGCAGCGTCGTCGCGGCGGCCATCGCGACGAGCACGACGATCGCCGCGGTGTAGCCGAGCGTCGTCACCAGCGGGATCCCGACGACGGCCAGCGACAGCAGCGCGACGATCACGGTCGTGCCGGCGAAGACGACCGCGCCGCCGGACGTCGCGGTCGCGCGGGCGACCGACTCCAGCGTCGGCAGGCCCGCGCGGCGCTGCTCCTGGTGGCGGGTGACGATGAACAGCGCGTAGTCGATCCCGACGCCGAGGCCGATCATCGTCGCGAGCGTGGGCGCGACGGTCGGGACGTCGCCGACGTGGCTGATCAGCGTGATGATCGACAGGCCGCTGACGAGGCCGAGCAGCGCGGTGGCGATCGGCAGGCCCATCGCGACGAAGGTGCCGAACGTGAGCAGCAGGACGAGGACCGCCATGGTGAGGCCGACGGCCTCGCTGGAGTGCGTCTCGGGCTTGGAGACCTTCTGGCCGACGTAGCCGCCGAAGGCCACCGACAGCCCCGGGTCCCTCAACCTGTCGCCGAGCGCGACGATGCGGTGCGCGTCGTCGGTCGTGAGGTCGCTCGGAGCGGCGCGGAGGTTGAGGGCGATGACGCCGATCTGCTGGTCCTTGGAGAGCAGCGATGCGCCC
The sequence above is a segment of the Conexibacter woesei Iso977N genome. Coding sequences within it:
- a CDS encoding MMPL family transporter, with protein sequence MTPLLYALGGFCVRHRRAVVAAWVVVAVALAVLARAAGPNTSDNLTLPGSDSQDATDVLTARFPQQANGTNPVVLTAPAGRKVTDDTYNKPIAAATAAFAADPDVRAATSPLSTQGASLLSKDQQIGVIALNLRAAPSDLTTDDAHRIVALGDRLRDPGLSVAFGGYVGQKVSKPETHSSEAVGLTMAVLVLLLTFGTFVAMGLPIATALLGLVSGLSIITLISHVGDVPTVAPTLATMIGLGVGIDYALFIVTRHQEQRRAGLPTLESVARATATSGGAVVFAGTTVIVALLSLAVVGIPLVTTLGYTAAIVVLVAMAAATTLLPALLAMLGDRIDALALRGRGRHERTAPADGRPHGWERWAEGVARRPALGTVVALIILLALALPALSLYLGQQDNGALPNDTQARRAYDGMTTAFGAGSNGPLLVAVDLSAQPAKGGAQDPRLAALGRDLASAADVASVAPPSVNGDGTAAVFTVTPKSAPADRATEQLVRHLRATTLPAATKDQHMTAHVGGTTAGYVDLADEISGRLVLTIAVVVGLSFLLLVLAFRSLVIPLTAGIMNLISIGAAFGVVSAVFEKGWLIGVVGLSDTVAIVSYVPLMMFAILFGLSMDYEVFLMTHIKEAWERTHDNRQAVIDGVAHTGRVITSAALIMVSVFFAFILNGDPTVKQFGVGMGIAVAVDATVVRCLLVPSVMTLLGNANWWFPRWLDRLLPDFSIEGAEWFAERDRAAAAAAAAPEPAPVAEPASESVPTPP